In one Balaenoptera musculus isolate JJ_BM4_2016_0621 chromosome 20, mBalMus1.pri.v3, whole genome shotgun sequence genomic region, the following are encoded:
- the MEIOC gene encoding meiosis-specific coiled-coil domain-containing protein MEIOC, with protein MEPKVALRGGANRCRNLGADCSSRLTDVFNSVMLTGSSSFYDCYKSQFIFRIQTERNDCGSETDLYGLVSNILEEQDKSQPYFTEGTCSSNLKSVWPVNTSRFADHHDLLTGTKRPIDTAISQQAFYTGESVSAVEKQYLRNSNLIPQQKIDELYHGFTGLDLEEQWMYPSRSDHSNCYSIQTNDTAKMTFQEYLSIKKCFTPYTGLSDIMKESGVDTYSYGREKICAKGLEAPLQQKRAEMFLSQFNRYNENADYCRYPEYAYPNKAKLNKCSNFSVQDSKKLASGTPETPTVEADTYTKLFQVKPANQKKMEETIPDQQNFTFPKTIPHLTEKQFSKEAFTADFGLKSEYGLKPHTACPANNDFANVTEKQQFTKPDPPNSEYFRSMNVLANSAASSGSINLNRPTWMNVQTKNNTRIPYRNQVNLMKLNTHLSAASKGFNHSSDFPQLSSTNLTANSNLFQKYCQENPSAFSSCDFGYNGAERIQSVSHMEGLTKTGEENLFESVTDKKIKQPNGFCDNYSAQQYGIIENVNKYNFQAMPQSGHYDPEEGPKHLDSLSQNTYQDLLESQGHFNSHRQGSGDNNTNSRVNHTQVSCFSNNYMMGDFRHNQSFQQLGSNGFPLRSTHPFGHSVVPLLDSYDLCSYDDLSHLYPYFNDMMYGDNSFSGFVPTFGFQRPIKTRSGPASELHIRLEGCYEQWRALEKERKKTELALTKNYPGKKVSSTNNTPIPRLTSNPSRVDRLIVDELREQARVVTLLGKMERLRSSPLHASISTALDRHLESIHIVQSRRKDEIVNASNRQRQGAPRCQDDRDVFALASAIKEMCVATRKARTTLWCALQMTLPKPASTAGQTDVEKALQDIVNCEDKVHESLNSSNPVNRRGEANKH; from the exons ATGGAG CCGAAAGTCGCGTTACGTGGAGGTGCGAATCGCTGCAGGAACCTCGGTGCCGACTGCAGCAGTCGGCTAACAGATGTCTTCAACAGCGTGATGTTGACTGGCTCCTCTTCCTTCTATGATTGCTACAAATCGCAG tttatctttaggattcaaacagaaagaaatgacTGTGGTAGTGAAACAGACTTATATGGACTTGTGTCTAACATTTTGGAAGAGCAAGATAAATCACAGCCATATTTCACTGAGGG GACCTGCTCCTCCAATTTAAAGTCAGTTTGGCCAGTGAACACAAGCAGATTTGCAGATCACCATGACCTCTTAACAGGAACCAAAAGGCCAATAGATACAGCCATCTCTCAGCAAGCTTTTTATACTGGTGAATCTGTGTCAGCAGTGGAAAAGCAGTACCTGCGTAATAGTAATCTGATACCACAACAAAAAATAGATGAACTTTATCATGGATTTACTGGTTTAGACCTTGAAGAACAATGGATGTACCCCTCACGAAGTGATCATTCTAACTGTTACAGTATTCAGACAAATGATACAGCTAAGATGACATTTCAAGAATATCTATCTATCAAAAAATGTTTTACACCATACACTGGTCTGTCTGACATCATGAAAGAATCAGGAGTTGATACTTATTCttatggaagagagaaaatatgtgcTAAAGGTCTTGAAGCACCATTACAGCAAAAGAGGGCAGAGATGTTTCTTTCCCAATTTAATAGATACAATGAAAATGCAGATTATTGTAGATACCCAGAATATGCTTATCCTAATAAGGCTAAGCTGAATAAGTGTTCAAATTTTAGTGTCCAAGATAGTAAAAAATTAGCCAGTGGCACACCTGAAACACCAACTGTAGAAGCAGACACCTACACAAAGTTATTTCAGGTTAAACcagcaaatcagaaaaaaatggaggagaCAATACCTGACCAGCAGAATTTCACATTTCCAAAAACTATACCACATCTGACAGAAAAACAGTTTTCAAAGGAAGCATTTACTGCTGATTTTGGCTTAAAATCAGAATATGGACTAAAACCTCACACAGCTTGTCCAGCTAATAATGATTTTGCTAATGTCACAGAAAAGCAACAGTTTACTAAACCTGACCCCCCAAATTCTGAGTATTTTAGGTCAATGAATGTACTAGCAAACTCAGCAGCATCTTCAGGCAGTATCAACTTAAACAGACCAACTTGGATGAATgtccaaacaaaaaataacactcGTATTCCTTATCGAAATCAAGTTAACTTGATGAAATTAAATACTCATTTAAGTGCAGCTTCAAAAGGTTTTAACCATTCTTCAGATTTCCCGCAACTATCCTCTACAAATTTAACAGCAAATAGCAATTTATTTCAGAAGTATTGCCAAGAAAACCCTTCAGCATTTTCTAGTTGTGATTTTGGTTACAATGGTGCAGAAAGAATTCAATCTGTCAGTCACATGGAAGGACTGACAAAGACTGGAGAAGAAAATCTCTTTGAATCTGTTactgataaaaaaataaagcagccaAATGGATTTTGTGATAACTATTCAGCTCAGCAGTATGGGATcattgaaaatgtaaataaatataattttcaagcTATGCCCCAGAGTGGCCATTATGACCCCGAGGAAGGGCCAAAGCATTTAGATAGCTTATCTCAAAATACATATCAAGATCTGTTGGAGTCACAGGGTCATTTTAATAGCCACAGACAGGGAAGTGGAGACAACAATACTAATAGCCGTGTGAATCACACACAGGTGTCATGCTTTTCTAATAATTATATGATGGGAGATTTCAGGCATAATCAGAGTTTTCAACAACTTGGTTCAAATGGGTTTCCCCTAAGATCCACGCACCCGTTTGGCCATTCAGTTGTTCCACTGTTGGATTCCTATGATTTGTGTTCTTATGATGACTTAAGCCATTTATACCCGTATTTTAATGATATGATGTATGGTGATAATTCCTTTTCTGGTTTCGTGCCAACTTTTGGATTTCAAAGACCAATTAAAACCCGTAGTGGACCAGCCAGTGAACTTCATATTCGTCTAGAAGGGTGCTATGAACAATGGAGAGCattagaaaaggagagaaaaaag ACTGAATTGGCCCTTACCAAAAATTATCCAGGGAAAAAGGTATCGAGTACTAATAATACTCCAATTCCAAGGCTGACCTCCAACCCATCTAGAGTTGATCGCTTAATTGTGGATGAACTTCGAGAACAAGCCAGA GTTGTGACTTTACTGGGCAAGATGGAACGGCTTCGAAGCTCTCCCCTTCATGCCAGTATCTCTACAGCTCTTGATAGACACTTGGAGTCCATTCACATTGTACAGTCACGTAGAAAGGACGAAATTGTTAATGCTTCAAATCGGCAAAGGCAAGGTGCTCCTAGATGCCAAGATGACAGAG ATGTTTTTGCCCTTGCTTCAGCAATTAAAGAGATGTGTGTGGCTACTCGGAAAGCACGCACTACCCTGTGGTGTGCGCTGCAGATGACCTTGCCAAAACCAGCCAGTACAGCTGGCCAAACAGATGTGGAAAAGGCTTTACAAGATATAGTAAACTGTGAAGATAAAGTCCATGAAAGCCTAAATAGTAGCAATCCAGTGAACCGGAGAGGTGAAGCAAACAAACATTAA